A region from the Peromyscus maniculatus bairdii isolate BWxNUB_F1_BW_parent chromosome 5, HU_Pman_BW_mat_3.1, whole genome shotgun sequence genome encodes:
- the Sox4 gene encoding transcription factor SOX-4, translated as MVQQTNNAENTEALLAGESSDSGAGLELGIASSPTPGSTASTGGKADDPSWCKTPSGHIKRPMNAFMVWSQIERRKIMEQSPDMHNAEISKRLGKRWKLLKDSDKIPFIQEAERLRLKHMADYPDYKYRPRKKVKSGNAGAGSAAAAKPGEKGDKVAGGSGHAGSGHAGGGAGGSSKPAPKKSCGPKVAGSAVGKPHAKLVPAGGGKATASFSPEQAALLPLGEPAAVYKVRTPSAATPAASSSPTSALATPAKHPADKKVKRVYLFGSLGASASPVGGLGAGADPSDPLGLYEDGGPGCSPDGRSLSGRSSAASSPAAGRSPADHRGYASLRAASPAPSSAPSHASSSLSSSSSSSSGSSSSDDEFEDDLLDLNPSSNFESMSLGSFSSSSALDRDLDFNFEPGSGSHFEFPDYCTPEVSEMISGDWLESSISNLVFTY; from the coding sequence ATGGTACAGCAGACTAACAACGCGGAGAACACGGAGGCGCTGCTGGCCGGGGAGAGCTCGGACTCGGGCGCGGGCCTGGAGCTGGGCATCGCGTCCTCCCCGACGCCTGGCTCCACCGCGTCCACGGGCGGCAAGGCGGACGACCCCAGCTGGTGCAAGACGCCCAGTGGCCACATCAAGCGGCCCATGAACGCCTTTATGGTGTGGTCACAGATCGAGCGGCGCAAGATCATGGAGCAGTCGCCCGACATGCACAACGCCGAGATCTCCAAGCGGCTGGGCAAACGCTGGAAGCTGCTCAAGGACAGCGACAAGATCCCGTTCATCCAGGAGGCGGAGCGGCTGCGCCTCAAGCACATGGCTGACTACCCTGACTACAAGTACCGGCCGCGGAAGAAGGTGAAGTCGGGCAACGCGGGCGCGGGATCGGCGGCTGCAGCCAAGCCCGGGGAGAAGGGCGACAAGGTCGCAGGCGGCAGCGGCCACGCGGGAAGCGGCCACGCGGGGGGTGGCGCGGGCGGCAGCTCTAAACCCGCGCCCAAGAAGAGCTGCGGCCCCAAGGTGGCGGGCAGCGCGGTCGGCAAGCCCCACGCCAAACTCGTCCCGGCGGGCGGCGGCAAAGCGACTGCATCGTTCTCTCCGGAGCAGGCCGCCCTGCTGCCCCTGGGCGAGCCCGCGGCAGTCTACAAGGTGCGGACTCCCAGCGCGGCCACCCCGGCCGCCTCCTCCTCGCCGACCAGCGCGCTGGCCACCCCTGCCAAGCACCCGGCCGACAAGAAAGTAAAGCGCGTCTACTTGTTCGGGAGCCTAGGCGCTTCGGCGTCCCCCGTCGGGGGCCTGGGAGCAGGCGCCGACCCCAGCGACCCGCTGGGGTTGTACGAGGATGGAGGCCCGGGATGCTCGCCCGATGGCCGGAGCCTGAGCGGCCGCAGCAGTGCAGCATCATCGCCAGCCGCCGGTCGCTCGCCAGCTGACCACCGAGGCTACGCCAGCCTGCGCGCAGCCTCACCCGCCCCGTCCAGCGCGCCCTCACACGCGTCCTCGTCGCTCTCCtcgtcgtcgtcctcctcctctggctcctcgtCGTCCGACGATGAGTTCGAAGACGACCTGCTCGACCTGAATCCCAGTTCAAACTTTGAAAGCATGTCCCTGGGCAGTTTCAGCTCCTCGTCGGCGCTCGATCGGGACCTGGATTTTAACTTCGAACCCGGCTCAGGTTCCCACTTCGAGTTCCCGGACTATTGCACGCCCGAGGTGAGCGAGATGATCTCGGGAGATTGGCTGGAGTCCAGCATCTCCAACCTGGTCTTCACCTACTGA